The Taeniopygia guttata chromosome 22, bTaeGut7.mat, whole genome shotgun sequence genome has a window encoding:
- the GNLY gene encoding granulysin isoform X1, translated as MEGSRTRDSGTDTGTARHRHRPGALRKPWGEGHAGDEGHTWAAEATVPLPCQGDPASWCWDTATAMRCGWEQQCQHLHDSLALGNASDGDRDSMGQSRGIKCSLCTKVLKKIQSLAGDDPDESAVAEAMRKGCRALGRAVGKVCKRLVKKYQDKISEALQNGDTPQDICTAMGICRS; from the exons ATGGAGGGGAGCAGGACacgggacagcgggacagacACCGGGACAGCAAGACACCGGCACCGACCCGGGGCCCTTCGGAAGCCGTGGGGTGAAGGCCACGCGGGGGATGAAGGACACACGTGGG CAGCAGAGGCCACggtgcccctgccctgccagggtgACCCAGCGTCCTGGTGCTGGGACACGGCCACGGCCATGCGCtgcggctgggagcagcagtgccagcacctccaCGACAGCCTGGCCCTG GGGAATGCGTCtgacggggacagggacagcatggggcagagcagggggatTAAGTGCAGCCTGTGCACCAAGGTCCTGAAGAAGATACAGTCGCTGGCAGGTGACGACCCCGACGAG TCGGCAGTGGCAGAAGCAATGCGGAAGGGCTGCCGGGCGCTGGGCCGGGCTGTGGGCAAGGTGTGCAAGCGGTTGGTGAAGAAGTACCAGGACAAGATCAGCGAGGCACTGCAGAACGGGGACACGCCCCAGGACATCTGCACTGCCATGGGCATCTGCCGCTCCTGA
- the GNLY gene encoding granulysin isoform X2 codes for MEGSRTRDSGTDTGTARHRHRPGALRKPWAAEATVPLPCQGDPASWCWDTATAMRCGWEQQCQHLHDSLALGNASDGDRDSMGQSRGIKCSLCTKVLKKIQSLAGDDPDESAVAEAMRKGCRALGRAVGKVCKRLVKKYQDKISEALQNGDTPQDICTAMGICRS; via the exons ATGGAGGGGAGCAGGACacgggacagcgggacagacACCGGGACAGCAAGACACCGGCACCGACCCGGGGCCCTTCGGAAGCCGTGGG CAGCAGAGGCCACggtgcccctgccctgccagggtgACCCAGCGTCCTGGTGCTGGGACACGGCCACGGCCATGCGCtgcggctgggagcagcagtgccagcacctccaCGACAGCCTGGCCCTG GGGAATGCGTCtgacggggacagggacagcatggggcagagcagggggatTAAGTGCAGCCTGTGCACCAAGGTCCTGAAGAAGATACAGTCGCTGGCAGGTGACGACCCCGACGAG TCGGCAGTGGCAGAAGCAATGCGGAAGGGCTGCCGGGCGCTGGGCCGGGCTGTGGGCAAGGTGTGCAAGCGGTTGGTGAAGAAGTACCAGGACAAGATCAGCGAGGCACTGCAGAACGGGGACACGCCCCAGGACATCTGCACTGCCATGGGCATCTGCCGCTCCTGA
- the GNLY gene encoding granulysin isoform X4 produces MAATFLLLLLLLAAEATVPLPCQGDPASWCWDTATAMRCGWEQQCQHLHDSLALGNASDGDRDSMGQSRGIKCSLCTKVLKKIQSLAGDDPDESAVAEAMRKGCRALGRAVGKVCKRLVKKYQDKISEALQNGDTPQDICTAMGICRS; encoded by the exons ATGGCTgccaccttcctgctgctgctgctgctgctggcag CAGAGGCCACggtgcccctgccctgccagggtgACCCAGCGTCCTGGTGCTGGGACACGGCCACGGCCATGCGCtgcggctgggagcagcagtgccagcacctccaCGACAGCCTGGCCCTG GGGAATGCGTCtgacggggacagggacagcatggggcagagcagggggatTAAGTGCAGCCTGTGCACCAAGGTCCTGAAGAAGATACAGTCGCTGGCAGGTGACGACCCCGACGAG TCGGCAGTGGCAGAAGCAATGCGGAAGGGCTGCCGGGCGCTGGGCCGGGCTGTGGGCAAGGTGTGCAAGCGGTTGGTGAAGAAGTACCAGGACAAGATCAGCGAGGCACTGCAGAACGGGGACACGCCCCAGGACATCTGCACTGCCATGGGCATCTGCCGCTCCTGA
- the GNLY gene encoding granulysin isoform X3, whose amino-acid sequence MAATFLLLLLLLAAAEATVPLPCQGDPASWCWDTATAMRCGWEQQCQHLHDSLALGNASDGDRDSMGQSRGIKCSLCTKVLKKIQSLAGDDPDESAVAEAMRKGCRALGRAVGKVCKRLVKKYQDKISEALQNGDTPQDICTAMGICRS is encoded by the exons ATGGCTgccaccttcctgctgctgctgctgctgctggcag CAGCAGAGGCCACggtgcccctgccctgccagggtgACCCAGCGTCCTGGTGCTGGGACACGGCCACGGCCATGCGCtgcggctgggagcagcagtgccagcacctccaCGACAGCCTGGCCCTG GGGAATGCGTCtgacggggacagggacagcatggggcagagcagggggatTAAGTGCAGCCTGTGCACCAAGGTCCTGAAGAAGATACAGTCGCTGGCAGGTGACGACCCCGACGAG TCGGCAGTGGCAGAAGCAATGCGGAAGGGCTGCCGGGCGCTGGGCCGGGCTGTGGGCAAGGTGTGCAAGCGGTTGGTGAAGAAGTACCAGGACAAGATCAGCGAGGCACTGCAGAACGGGGACACGCCCCAGGACATCTGCACTGCCATGGGCATCTGCCGCTCCTGA